The proteins below are encoded in one region of Streptomyces sp. NBC_00490:
- a CDS encoding IS110 family transposase, translating into MRRVRAFCGIDWASDHHDIAVVDETGSLLARARIDDTAEGLDQLLRMLAKHGDSPQDPVPVAIETSRGLLVACLRATGRPVYAINPMAAARYRDRHTVSRKKSDHLDAMVLANILRTDAAAHRSLPVDSEVAQAVVVLARAQQDAVWDRTQAGNKLTSHLREYFPSYLAAVGHRREGIYHPIARALLAVALTPRQAAKLTRTQLRAVLKKAGRKNTIDREVERLHGALRASQMRHLPLVEEAMGRQAVALLRQLDAACASADGLAEAAVQAFEAHADAEIITSFPGLGPLSGARVLAEIGDDRARFADARGLKAYAGSAPVTRASGKSVSVAARRVKNQRLAGVGYMWAFSAMAHSEGARAHYDRRREAGDRHTAAQRNLFNRMIGCLHHCLSHRVPFSGAVAFPTTREPHLALAA; encoded by the coding sequence ATGAGGCGAGTGAGAGCGTTCTGCGGCATTGACTGGGCCAGCGACCACCACGACATAGCCGTCGTCGACGAAACGGGTTCGCTGCTCGCCCGGGCTCGCATCGATGACACCGCGGAAGGGCTCGACCAGCTGCTTCGGATGCTCGCCAAGCACGGCGACAGTCCGCAGGATCCCGTTCCGGTGGCCATCGAGACCTCCCGCGGACTCCTGGTCGCCTGCCTGCGGGCGACGGGCCGCCCCGTCTACGCCATCAACCCGATGGCCGCCGCCCGGTACCGGGACCGGCACACGGTCTCCCGCAAGAAGTCCGACCACTTGGACGCCATGGTGCTGGCGAACATCCTCCGCACCGATGCCGCCGCTCACCGCAGCCTTCCTGTCGACTCCGAAGTGGCCCAGGCCGTCGTGGTCCTTGCCCGTGCTCAGCAGGACGCCGTCTGGGACCGAACCCAGGCCGGCAACAAGCTGACCTCACACCTGCGCGAGTACTTCCCCAGCTATCTGGCCGCTGTCGGCCACCGCCGCGAGGGTATCTATCACCCCATAGCCCGGGCTCTCCTGGCCGTGGCACTCACCCCGCGCCAGGCGGCCAAGCTGACCCGGACGCAGCTGCGGGCCGTGCTGAAGAAGGCCGGCCGCAAGAACACCATCGACAGGGAGGTCGAGCGTTTGCACGGCGCGCTACGCGCTTCTCAGATGCGCCATCTTCCCCTGGTCGAGGAGGCCATGGGGCGCCAGGCAGTTGCGCTGCTTCGGCAGCTGGACGCCGCGTGCGCGAGTGCCGATGGTCTCGCCGAAGCCGCAGTGCAGGCGTTCGAAGCCCACGCTGACGCCGAGATCATCACCAGTTTTCCGGGGCTGGGTCCGCTCAGCGGGGCCCGAGTTCTGGCCGAGATCGGCGACGACCGGGCCCGGTTCGCCGACGCCAGAGGTCTGAAGGCGTACGCCGGATCCGCTCCCGTCACCAGGGCCTCCGGCAAGAGCGTGTCCGTCGCGGCCCGCAGGGTGAAGAACCAGAGGCTGGCCGGCGTCGGCTACATGTGGGCCTTCTCAGCGATGGCCCACTCGGAGGGAGCCCGGGCCCACTACGACCGTCGACGCGAGGCCGGAGATCGACACACAGCCGCCCAGAGGAACCTGTTCAACCGGATGATCGGCTGCCTTCACCACTGTCTTTCCCACCGAGTCCCGTTCAGCGGGGCAGTGGCCTTCCCAACCACGCGAGAACCCCACCTCGCCCTGGCCGCTTGA
- a CDS encoding nSTAND1 domain-containing NTPase yields MESDPRSIASASDFADRLTRARLRAGLTVRDVARAVRIAPSTAGDYFSGRHLPPVRAVSLLADILRACGIHDPDTLAQWHEALVRVRVAPGRVPAGSPTPYRGLREFEEEHAEWFFGRDELTATLIGSLSALARSGGGVLALVGPSGSGKSSLLRAGLVPAVKGGALADAYGSWPGLPGVVLLTPGRHPADELAERLDALEDKRAPLVVVDQFEGLFTHGTQHAERVRFLDKLNSLQPGLVVVGLRADFYAQALRFPLLADALQNQQLLVGPMSHNEMREAIRGPARKAGLEIENGLVELLLRDLAPRFSPGEAAGKDIAAHDPGALPLLSHALLVTWQRASRGRLTVEAYRSGGGIHDAVARTAESVFAELSDTQRDLARLTFLRLVHLSDDALTTRRRVSLTELLDPEGPQSGEPTAVLAAFVEQRLITADSDAVEISHESLLTAWPRLQEWIGTDREGLRIHRRLTEAAHHWQEAGCDPGLLLRGTALDLSGDWAADPAHRDAVNAEERAFLDESLHHREHERRVARNRTRRLYQLLSFAVALLLVACGLSYYALHQRDRADRNRAEAESRQLAAEAARIGLHDSSVSAQLALAAYQTAPTREARARLMDSSAAPSATRLTGFTGLVQAVASDSARGLLAAGSSDGTVRLWSTEDRTRPRRLAWLRISAERAVFAVALHPDGRTLVAGGGDGLLHRWDIADPGKPRRLPDLSGSPDATVYALAFAPDGRALAAAGADGTVRLWTDATVAGTSKPPKVFHGGGDFQQAVAFSPDGQLIAAAGRDGRARVWRTRDGGRTAPVATLGKFQGAALGIAFSADSRVLAVCGQDRTTRLWDVTDPARPRPAGAPEEKAESWLNAVQFAPDGDTLAIGGSDDAVRLWQRDSGYVTATLPHPGAVTSVMWFDRRTLVTGCSDGVVRLWSLPSPVLTSAQGVNALAYSPDSRLLAVGTLELRLWDLARHEPVGRPWKPGPDRFIQSVTFAPRGRILAVGYSDGMVRLFSYTLRGDLTPLGRPFRAAKTGTVESLVFNRAGTVLATGADDATVRLWDMSRTGTVRPLRTLTGATDAVLSVSFTPDGRHIAAGSIDRAVRVWAVSARTPKPLVTLRGPTGYVWSVAFSPDGRLLAAGSADRAVRLWDTRDIRRPVRVGRDLTGFTSYVYSVAFSPNGRTLAAGSTDTTVWLFDITDPRAPDMAAVLTASSGHVYAVSFSPDGRTLAAGGEDHTVRLWNTDADAIARRLCQSRGDPLTASEWRRFLPTVTSVPTCR; encoded by the coding sequence ATGGAGTCCGACCCCAGGAGCATCGCCTCCGCGTCGGATTTCGCCGACCGGCTCACCCGCGCACGATTACGGGCGGGGCTTACCGTCCGGGATGTCGCCCGGGCGGTTCGGATTGCTCCCAGTACGGCCGGCGACTACTTCTCCGGTCGTCATCTGCCGCCGGTCCGGGCTGTGAGCCTGCTCGCCGACATCCTGCGAGCGTGCGGCATCCATGACCCGGACACACTTGCGCAGTGGCACGAGGCGCTCGTCCGGGTGCGGGTGGCGCCGGGCCGGGTGCCGGCCGGTTCTCCCACTCCCTATCGCGGACTGCGGGAGTTCGAGGAGGAGCACGCGGAGTGGTTCTTCGGCCGCGATGAGCTGACGGCCACGCTGATCGGCAGCCTCAGCGCGCTGGCCAGGTCGGGCGGGGGCGTACTCGCCCTCGTCGGCCCGTCGGGTTCGGGCAAGTCCTCCTTGCTACGGGCGGGGTTGGTCCCTGCGGTCAAGGGCGGGGCGCTGGCGGATGCGTACGGGTCGTGGCCGGGTCTGCCCGGTGTCGTGCTGCTGACGCCCGGACGTCATCCGGCGGACGAACTGGCGGAGCGATTAGACGCGTTGGAGGACAAGAGGGCCCCGCTGGTGGTGGTCGATCAGTTCGAGGGGCTGTTCACCCATGGCACCCAGCACGCCGAACGCGTCCGTTTCCTCGACAAGTTGAACAGTCTTCAGCCTGGTCTTGTCGTCGTAGGGCTGCGAGCCGACTTCTATGCCCAGGCCCTGCGTTTTCCCCTGCTGGCCGACGCCCTACAGAATCAGCAGCTCCTCGTGGGGCCGATGAGCCACAACGAGATGCGCGAGGCCATCAGGGGACCGGCCCGCAAGGCCGGTCTGGAGATCGAGAACGGTCTGGTGGAGCTTCTGCTCCGTGACCTCGCCCCACGCTTTTCGCCGGGGGAGGCGGCGGGCAAGGACATTGCGGCCCATGATCCCGGAGCGCTGCCGCTGCTCTCGCACGCCCTGCTCGTCACCTGGCAGCGCGCCTCGCGTGGCCGCCTCACGGTGGAGGCGTACCGCTCCGGCGGCGGAATCCACGACGCCGTGGCCCGCACCGCCGAGTCCGTCTTCGCCGAACTCTCGGACACCCAGCGAGACCTGGCACGGCTGACATTTCTGCGGCTGGTGCATCTCTCCGACGACGCGCTGACCACCCGGCGCCGGGTCAGCCTCACGGAATTGCTCGATCCGGAGGGGCCGCAGAGCGGCGAACCGACCGCCGTTCTGGCCGCGTTCGTCGAGCAACGGCTGATCACGGCCGACAGCGACGCGGTGGAGATCTCGCACGAGTCGCTGCTCACGGCTTGGCCGCGGCTACAGGAGTGGATCGGAACGGACCGGGAAGGGCTGCGCATCCACCGACGTCTGACAGAAGCCGCACATCACTGGCAGGAGGCGGGATGCGATCCGGGCCTGCTGCTGCGCGGCACCGCACTGGACCTCAGCGGCGACTGGGCGGCTGATCCGGCGCACCGTGACGCCGTCAACGCGGAGGAACGTGCCTTCCTCGACGAGTCGTTGCACCACCGCGAGCACGAACGCCGGGTGGCCCGCAATCGCACACGGCGTCTGTATCAGCTGCTCAGTTTCGCGGTGGCCCTGCTGCTCGTCGCGTGCGGACTGTCCTACTACGCCCTGCACCAGCGCGACCGAGCGGACCGGAACCGGGCCGAGGCCGAGTCGCGCCAGTTGGCGGCCGAAGCCGCGCGGATCGGCCTGCACGATTCCTCCGTCAGCGCGCAGTTGGCGCTCGCCGCGTACCAGACCGCGCCGACGCGGGAAGCGCGGGCCCGTCTGATGGACTCCTCGGCCGCCCCGTCGGCGACGCGGCTGACCGGCTTCACCGGGCTCGTGCAGGCGGTGGCGTCTGACAGCGCCCGCGGCCTGCTGGCCGCCGGCTCGTCCGACGGCACCGTACGCCTGTGGAGCACGGAGGACCGCACCCGTCCCCGACGACTGGCCTGGTTGCGCATCTCGGCCGAACGGGCCGTCTTCGCGGTGGCGTTGCACCCTGACGGCCGCACGCTCGTGGCGGGCGGAGGCGACGGTCTGCTGCATCGCTGGGACATCGCGGACCCGGGGAAGCCACGGCGCCTGCCTGACCTGTCGGGCAGCCCTGACGCCACGGTGTACGCCCTGGCCTTCGCCCCCGACGGCCGCGCGCTTGCCGCTGCGGGTGCCGACGGCACCGTGCGGCTGTGGACGGACGCCACCGTGGCAGGCACCTCGAAGCCGCCCAAGGTCTTTCACGGTGGCGGGGACTTCCAGCAGGCTGTGGCCTTCAGCCCCGACGGGCAGTTGATCGCCGCTGCGGGACGGGACGGCCGCGCCCGCGTGTGGCGCACGCGGGACGGCGGCCGAACAGCTCCGGTGGCGACGCTGGGCAAGTTCCAGGGGGCTGCACTGGGCATCGCGTTCAGCGCTGACAGCCGTGTGCTCGCCGTGTGCGGGCAGGACCGCACCACGCGCCTGTGGGACGTGACGGACCCCGCGCGCCCCCGACCCGCTGGCGCGCCCGAGGAGAAGGCCGAGAGCTGGCTCAACGCGGTGCAGTTCGCACCGGACGGTGACACCCTCGCCATCGGGGGCAGCGACGACGCGGTCCGGCTGTGGCAGCGGGATTCCGGGTACGTCACCGCCACCCTCCCGCATCCGGGAGCCGTCACCTCCGTGATGTGGTTCGACCGACGGACTCTGGTGACCGGCTGCTCGGACGGCGTGGTGCGTCTGTGGTCGCTGCCGTCGCCGGTGCTGACGTCGGCACAGGGCGTCAATGCGCTGGCGTACAGTCCCGACAGCCGACTGCTGGCCGTCGGCACGCTGGAACTGCGGTTGTGGGATCTCGCTCGGCACGAACCGGTCGGCCGTCCCTGGAAGCCCGGCCCGGACCGCTTCATCCAGTCGGTGACGTTCGCACCCCGTGGCCGGATCCTCGCGGTCGGTTACAGCGACGGCATGGTACGTCTCTTCTCGTACACGCTCAGGGGCGATCTGACTCCGCTCGGCAGACCGTTCCGGGCGGCGAAGACCGGCACCGTCGAATCGCTGGTCTTCAACCGCGCGGGCACGGTCCTGGCGACGGGCGCGGACGACGCCACCGTCCGTCTCTGGGACATGAGTCGAACCGGCACGGTGAGGCCGTTGCGCACTCTGACCGGTGCCACGGACGCGGTGTTGTCCGTGTCCTTCACGCCGGACGGACGCCACATCGCTGCGGGCAGCATCGACCGCGCCGTACGGGTGTGGGCGGTGTCCGCAAGGACCCCCAAGCCCTTGGTGACCCTGCGTGGCCCGACCGGGTATGTCTGGTCGGTCGCCTTCAGCCCGGACGGTCGGCTCCTTGCTGCTGGAAGCGCCGATCGCGCCGTACGCCTGTGGGACACGCGCGACATCCGTCGTCCGGTCCGGGTGGGGCGCGACCTGACGGGGTTCACCAGCTACGTCTACTCGGTCGCCTTCAGCCCCAACGGCCGTACGCTCGCCGCCGGGAGCACGGACACCACGGTCTGGCTGTTCGACATCACGGATCCCCGCGCCCCGGATATGGCGGCGGTCCTGACGGCGTCCTCCGGCCATGTCTATGCCGTCTCCTTCAGCCCCGACGGCAGGACCCTTGCCGCTGGCGGCGAAGACCACACGGTCCGGCTGTGGAACACCGATGCGGACGCCATCGCGCGCCGACTGTGTCAGTCACGGGGCGACCCTCTGACCGCCTCCGAGTGGCGCCGATTCCTGCCGACCGTCACGTCCGTCCCGACCTGTCGCTGA
- a CDS encoding phytanoyl-CoA dioxygenase family protein translates to MILTAQQTRHFRDTGYLRLPDVVPETLASRLRDMIRTQTELHTPRVAAPGEQPKLHRLYERHPELLRELITLPQLVGPLRSLLGPHIVYVLNRHNQAALNSPDTAEPRLHRDILQWSRGLVTAVVYLEESTVDTGCTRLIPGSHYLPFVGVPQPDGGGTWMDEHEELTDLLDQSVPIPMPARGVLLFDALAFHTVSANTSARSRMSMVLGFRSVDELDRHPDHSRQIVVSGSHLYRGNDRPAVTRLDDSGRAMAIVPASRTPGTRDGA, encoded by the coding sequence ATGATCCTCACCGCCCAGCAGACCCGCCACTTCAGGGACACCGGATATCTGCGACTGCCGGACGTCGTACCGGAGACGCTCGCGTCACGGCTGCGGGACATGATCCGCACACAGACCGAGCTCCACACACCCCGCGTAGCCGCCCCCGGAGAACAGCCCAAGCTGCACCGGCTGTACGAACGCCACCCGGAGCTGCTGCGGGAGTTGATCACTTTGCCTCAACTCGTCGGCCCGCTCCGCTCGCTGCTCGGTCCCCACATCGTTTATGTGCTGAACCGTCACAACCAGGCAGCCCTGAACAGCCCGGACACCGCCGAACCGCGGCTGCACCGGGACATCCTGCAGTGGTCCCGCGGGCTGGTCACGGCAGTCGTCTACCTGGAGGAGTCGACGGTCGACACCGGCTGCACGCGTCTGATCCCCGGTTCGCATTACCTGCCCTTCGTCGGAGTGCCCCAGCCCGACGGCGGCGGCACCTGGATGGACGAGCACGAGGAACTCACGGATCTGCTCGACCAGTCGGTGCCGATTCCCATGCCGGCCCGTGGTGTGCTGCTGTTCGACGCCCTGGCCTTCCACACGGTCAGCGCCAACACGAGTGCGCGAAGCCGGATGAGCATGGTACTGGGCTTCCGCAGTGTCGATGAACTCGACCGGCATCCCGACCACAGCCGTCAGATCGTGGTGAGCGGAAGCCACCTCTACCGTGGCAACGACCGCCCGGCCGTCACCCGCCTTGACGATTCCGGACGCGCCATGGCCATCGTCCCGGCGAGCCGGACGCCCGGCACTCGTGACGGGGCATGA
- a CDS encoding SDR family NAD(P)-dependent oxidoreductase, whose translation MTGHEVRAEEDGRRPTAVVTGAARGLGFHTVAALAARDYRVLCVVRDASAIARLRALGAHVYPTAGDVTDSALGEALATRVANGTLELLIHNAGIAHPPHPLCELPDEEVLSSFLTHCLGPLRLTRALLPALHRARGATVVHVSSRWGSFAVAEHEDAPGPRHYAYRIGKAAQNMMSLCLRQELAAHSVRVVAVHPGALSTAMGAVDALDSPARAADDLMRLVLTDSRTVLPPFSHREGDPHPW comes from the coding sequence GTGACGGGGCATGAGGTGCGGGCCGAGGAGGATGGGCGCCGGCCGACGGCGGTGGTCACCGGAGCCGCACGGGGGCTCGGCTTCCACACGGTCGCCGCGCTGGCGGCGCGTGACTACCGCGTCCTCTGCGTCGTCCGCGATGCCTCGGCCATCGCCCGCCTGCGGGCGCTGGGCGCTCATGTGTATCCGACTGCGGGAGACGTGACCGACTCGGCCCTGGGAGAGGCGCTCGCCACCCGCGTCGCGAACGGCACCCTCGAACTCCTCATCCACAACGCGGGCATAGCACACCCACCGCACCCGCTGTGCGAGCTGCCGGACGAGGAGGTGCTCAGCTCCTTCCTCACCCACTGCCTGGGGCCGTTGCGACTCACCCGGGCCCTCTTGCCCGCCCTCCACCGTGCGCGCGGCGCCACCGTCGTGCATGTGTCGTCCCGCTGGGGTTCGTTCGCGGTCGCGGAGCATGAGGACGCCCCGGGCCCCCGGCACTACGCCTACCGGATCGGCAAAGCCGCGCAGAACATGATGAGCCTCTGTCTCCGCCAGGAACTGGCTGCACACTCAGTACGGGTCGTGGCGGTCCACCCCGGAGCCTTGAGCACCGCGATGGGCGCTGTCGATGCTCTGGACTCCCCGGCACGGGCGGCCGATGACCTGATGAGGCTGGTGCTGACCGATTCCAGGACGGTGCTTCCACCGTTCTCCCACAGAGAAGGTGATCCCCATCCCTGGTGA
- a CDS encoding NHL repeat-containing protein — protein sequence MHRDHGLGVLTDGWHWEHTGPQVICAAADPAGLVLTTSAGIVLHRTDGTDVLLLDAEAVPSRAWPPAGAVRLPSGDLALALPAVSEVLVVTPQGRVSHRLGAAEGLQEPMGLCAEPDGNGFLVADARAHVVLHVAVRRATARVSRVHGRFGWAGKETGLLNAPQHASFTRSGGVLISDTKNNRLLEIEDGAAVRVCGRTEAYTTSAPQLWHPRTAQEGGDGTLLVAEGRGGRLLRIGLDDSLDVLLGRCDVATTELVQPRGAHFSPSGSVWVADCHNDRVLRLTTGGEVEAVLPDPSASEAVLDWPRFATSTAGGVVVADGRQSRLLFLDRDGTPQGTLSGWRPRGAGAVRPFGDPHHVVVTSVSPLEMLVTDSDTGTVVRMDRRGNATWWHEGLTDPHMALPLPDGAVLVCDTGADRLVRVSQDGRRSTWLGPEEVRAATGRPLRQPRAMARLNDTALLVVDTGQHRVLYVGPDGGIRSLSPLLEHIAGSLFFPRYVDVDRDERTMLLSDFDNSRLVFVHLPSLLGEPDE from the coding sequence GTGCACCGTGACCACGGGCTGGGAGTTCTGACGGACGGCTGGCACTGGGAGCACACCGGGCCACAGGTGATCTGCGCCGCGGCCGACCCCGCCGGCCTCGTGCTGACGACGTCCGCCGGAATCGTGCTGCACAGGACGGACGGCACCGACGTCCTGCTGCTCGACGCGGAAGCAGTGCCGTCCCGGGCATGGCCGCCGGCCGGTGCCGTGCGCCTGCCGTCCGGGGATCTGGCTCTCGCCCTGCCCGCTGTCTCGGAGGTGCTCGTCGTGACGCCGCAGGGCCGCGTGAGCCATCGACTGGGCGCCGCGGAAGGGCTTCAGGAGCCCATGGGTCTGTGTGCCGAACCGGACGGCAACGGTTTCCTCGTCGCGGACGCACGTGCGCACGTCGTTCTGCACGTCGCCGTCCGGCGGGCGACCGCACGGGTGTCCCGGGTACACGGTCGCTTCGGCTGGGCGGGCAAGGAGACCGGGTTGCTCAATGCGCCCCAGCATGCTTCCTTCACCCGCTCGGGCGGCGTCCTGATCTCGGACACCAAGAACAACCGCCTCCTGGAGATCGAGGACGGTGCGGCCGTGCGCGTCTGCGGGCGAACCGAGGCGTACACCACGTCGGCACCGCAGCTGTGGCATCCCCGCACGGCACAGGAGGGAGGGGACGGCACGCTGCTCGTGGCCGAGGGACGCGGGGGACGGCTGCTGCGGATCGGCCTAGACGACAGCCTGGACGTACTGCTCGGGCGGTGCGATGTCGCCACCACGGAACTGGTCCAGCCCCGGGGCGCGCACTTCTCCCCGTCGGGAAGTGTGTGGGTGGCCGACTGCCACAACGACCGGGTGCTGCGCTTGACGACCGGGGGAGAGGTTGAAGCGGTCCTTCCGGACCCGTCAGCGTCGGAGGCGGTGCTGGACTGGCCACGGTTCGCGACATCGACGGCGGGCGGGGTGGTGGTCGCGGACGGACGTCAGAGCCGCCTGCTGTTCCTGGACCGCGACGGCACCCCTCAAGGAACGCTGTCCGGATGGCGCCCGCGCGGAGCCGGCGCGGTTCGGCCGTTCGGCGACCCCCACCACGTCGTGGTGACCAGCGTCTCGCCCCTGGAGATGCTCGTCACGGACAGCGACACCGGAACGGTCGTGCGAATGGACCGGCGAGGAAACGCCACGTGGTGGCACGAGGGCCTCACTGATCCGCACATGGCCCTGCCGCTGCCGGACGGCGCCGTCCTGGTCTGTGACACAGGTGCCGACCGCCTGGTCCGGGTCTCCCAGGACGGGCGCCGCAGCACCTGGCTCGGCCCCGAGGAGGTGCGCGCCGCCACCGGCCGCCCCTTGCGGCAGCCCCGCGCCATGGCACGGCTGAATGACACGGCACTGCTGGTCGTGGACACCGGGCAGCACAGAGTCCTGTACGTCGGCCCCGACGGCGGTATCCGATCGCTCTCCCCGCTCCTTGAGCACATCGCAGGAAGCCTGTTCTTCCCCCGTTACGTGGACGTGGACCGCGACGAACGCACGATGCTCCTGAGCGACTTCGACAACTCCCGCCTCGTCTTCGTCCACCTTCCCTCGCTGCTGGGAGAGCCGGATGAGTGA